From the Xiphophorus maculatus strain JP 163 A chromosome 20, X_maculatus-5.0-male, whole genome shotgun sequence genome, one window contains:
- the nudt2 gene encoding bis(5'-nucleosyl)-tetraphosphatase [asymmetrical], translated as MALRACGFIVFRRLAGLNPPPGNIEYLLLQTSYGQHHWTPPKGHVDPGEDDLTTALRETKEEAGLGAEHLKVIDGFVQELRYEVRGRPKEVLYWLAELRNPEAAVTLSDEHRDYRWVPLEEACSLAGYKDLQETLRAAQRHLEAQRD; from the exons ATGGCTCTGCGAGCTTGTGGGTTTATAGTGTTTCGTCGCCTCGCCGGCCTCAACCCCCCTCCGGGGAATATCGAGTATCTCCTCTTGCAGACGTCCTACGGGCAGCACCACTGGACCCCACCCAAAG GTCACGTTGACCCAGGTGAGGATGACCTCACCACGGCTCTAAGGGAGACCAAGGAGGAAGCAGGGTTGGGGGCGGAGCATCTGAAGGTTATAGACGGCTTCGTGCAGGAGCTGCGCTACGAGGTTCGCGGCAGACCCAAAGAGGTGCTGTACTGGCTGGCCGAGCTGAGAAACCCGGAGGCGGCGGTGACGCTGTCCGACGAGCACCGGGACTACCGCTGGGTCCCACTGGAGGAGGCCTGCAGCCTGGCGGGCTACAAAGACCTGCAGGAGACCCTGAGGGCCGCTCAGAGACACTTGGAGGCGCAGCGGGACTAA
- the rfesd gene encoding Rieske domain-containing protein — protein MEEKKQSGGLHFVGKKDELIKAKRSFRTLEGRDVLIIYHQGVFYAMDCYCYHAGGTLENGDIEDINGKLCIICPKHKYKITLAEGEGLYRGRNPQEKPPVFRWYSKGVKQRVHTVTEENGEVFVKLVMIPNWVDSDYYQGEKGKVERAKAEESDGDMPVMKDDDDE, from the exons ATGGAGGAGAAGAAGCAGTCTGGAGGACTTCACTTCGTCGGCAAGAAGGATGAACTGATTAAAGCAAAGCGCTCTTTCCGGACTTTGGAGGGTCGAGACGTTCTGATTATCTACCATCAGGGAGTCTTCTATGCTATGGACTGCTACTGTTACC ATGCCGGAGGAACATTGGAGAACGGAGACATAGAG GACATCAACGGCAAGCTGTGCATAATTTGTCCAAAGCACAAGTACAAGATCACTCTGGCCGAGGGGGAGGGCTTGTACAGGGGCAGGAACCCCCAGGAGAAGCCACCGGTGTTCAGATGGTACTCCAAGGGGGTGAAGCAGAGGGTCCACACCGTCACAGAGGAAAACGGGGAAGTCTTCGTCAAGCTCGTCATGATCCCAAACTGGGTCGATTCGGACTACTACCAGGGAGAAAAAGGCAAGGTGGAAAGAGCCAAGGCCGAGGAATCTGACGGGGACATGCCTGTGATGAAAGATGACGATGATGAGTGA